From the genome of Muricauda sp. SCSIO 64092, one region includes:
- the radC gene encoding RadC family protein: MQEKQNSLSIKNWADDDKPREKMLQKGRLALSDAELIAILIGSGSKKESAVELSKRILSSAGNNLNELGRLSIKQLMGFKGIGEAKAITIAAALEFGRRRRGEEVQKVTKITSSKDAFELLQPLMGELPHEEFWILYLNNSNKVLHREQLSKGGMTGTLVDVRLVMKHALEHSAVGLILAHNHPSGTLKPSRSDKEITKKLKTASGALDIKTLDHLIIAQNSYFSFADEGIL; this comes from the coding sequence ATGCAAGAAAAGCAAAACTCACTTTCCATTAAGAATTGGGCGGATGATGACAAACCCCGTGAGAAAATGTTGCAAAAAGGCCGTTTGGCACTTTCCGATGCGGAGCTTATCGCCATTCTTATAGGCTCTGGGAGCAAAAAGGAAAGTGCTGTTGAACTCAGTAAGCGAATTCTTTCTTCAGCAGGAAACAACCTAAATGAATTGGGTAGGCTGTCCATTAAACAGTTAATGGGATTTAAGGGCATTGGGGAGGCCAAAGCCATAACCATTGCGGCTGCCTTGGAATTTGGAAGGAGACGAAGGGGGGAAGAGGTTCAAAAAGTAACTAAAATCACCAGTAGTAAAGATGCCTTTGAGCTATTACAGCCCCTAATGGGAGAATTGCCCCATGAAGAATTTTGGATCCTATACTTGAATAATTCCAATAAGGTGTTGCACAGGGAACAACTGAGCAAGGGCGGTATGACCGGAACCTTGGTCGATGTGCGTTTGGTAATGAAACATGCCTTGGAACATAGTGCCGTTGGCTTGATTTTGGCGCATAACCATCCTTCCGGTACACTAAAACCAAGTCGTTCTGACAAAGAGATCACCAAAAAACTGAAAACCGCGTCCGGAGCATTGGATATTAAAACGTTGGACCATCTCATTATTGCCCAAAACAGCTATTTTAGTTTTGCCGATGAAGGAATCTTATGA
- a CDS encoding polysaccharide deacetylase family protein, with protein MKHIFVQLLGIEIGFTTKVEDFIKHQGPKITYTKQPLQNEFFIRSNDLLFEQGINDIQIRVQDWEGIPCFFATDERSNIPFDIFSASFYLLSRYEEYLPHVKDELGRFPPETSVAYEHGFLDTPVVDLWSHKFLKILMARFSDIMVKPKKYRFTSIVNVTTSHCFALRGFGRSAAGFFYDLSGLKLSRMVKRIVVWFNPKKDPYDNFSRLVEIHKKFRAKTMFFFQFAAYSAHDKNISIHKNRFRYLIKSVADYSIVSLSASMAAGADVDTLKKEKMQLSNLINRPIKYSRMRYNKVFVPHTYRDLVEAEFTDDYSLGYTHYLGFRAGTSVPFPFYDINLEVQQPIKIHPFAVCDYALRKHGNKEGIFAQLDQMYRKVKLVKGDFILVFSNELLGEKHKINWLELYESLLKRYYV; from the coding sequence ATGAAGCACATATTTGTACAATTATTGGGTATTGAAATTGGGTTTACCACCAAGGTAGAGGATTTTATAAAACACCAGGGCCCCAAAATCACCTACACCAAGCAACCCCTTCAGAATGAATTTTTTATTCGTTCAAATGATCTGCTTTTTGAACAGGGAATCAATGACATTCAAATAAGGGTTCAAGACTGGGAGGGAATTCCCTGTTTTTTTGCTACCGATGAACGGAGCAATATTCCTTTTGACATCTTTTCCGCCAGTTTTTATCTATTGAGCAGGTATGAGGAATATCTACCACACGTAAAGGATGAATTGGGCAGGTTTCCACCCGAAACCAGTGTGGCCTACGAACATGGGTTTTTGGATACCCCCGTGGTGGACCTATGGTCCCATAAGTTCCTTAAGATTCTTATGGCGCGTTTTTCGGATATTATGGTAAAACCTAAAAAGTATCGGTTTACTTCCATAGTCAATGTGACCACTTCACATTGTTTTGCCTTACGCGGATTTGGTCGCAGCGCGGCCGGGTTTTTTTATGATCTTTCGGGCTTGAAACTCTCGCGCATGGTAAAACGCATTGTGGTTTGGTTCAATCCCAAAAAAGATCCCTATGACAACTTTTCAAGGCTCGTGGAAATTCACAAAAAATTTAGGGCCAAGACCATGTTCTTTTTTCAGTTTGCGGCTTACTCTGCCCATGACAAGAACATTTCGATCCACAAAAACCGTTTTCGGTATTTGATCAAATCGGTGGCTGATTACAGTATAGTATCTTTAAGTGCATCCATGGCGGCAGGTGCGGATGTGGACACCTTAAAAAAGGAGAAAATGCAGTTGTCAAATCTCATTAACAGACCGATCAAGTATTCACGAATGCGCTATAACAAAGTCTTTGTGCCCCATACGTACAGGGATTTGGTTGAAGCCGAATTTACGGATGACTATTCCTTGGGCTATACCCACTATTTGGGGTTTCGGGCGGGTACTTCGGTCCCCTTTCCGTTTTATGACATTAATTTGGAGGTACAACAGCCAATTAAGATCCATCCCTTTGCCGTTTGTGATTATGCCTTGAGAAAGCATGGGAATAAAGAGGGGATTTTTGCCCAATTGGACCAAATGTACCGAAAGGTAAAACTGGTTAAGGGGGATTTTATCTTGGTGTTCTCCAATGAACTCCTTGGCGAAAAACATAAAATTAACTGGTTGGAGCTATACGAATCCCTTTTAAAACGCTATTATGTTTAA
- a CDS encoding YjjG family noncanonical pyrimidine nucleotidase: protein MFKGVVTDVFFDLDHTLWDFERNSELTFQSIFEKHDLQVDLENFLKVYTPINFKFWKLYREEKVTKENLRYQRLKQSFDEIGKKVDDNTIHRLSEDYIKNLSSFGHLISGTFEILEYLKSSYRLHIITNGFAETQRKKMINSKISGYFEIVVNSEMAGVKKPNPRIFQMALEKANTLPNNSLMIGDNLEADILGAQAVGFHTLHFNSNGENFHEFSKIIHHLHEIKQFL from the coding sequence ATGTTTAAGGGGGTCGTTACCGATGTGTTTTTTGATTTGGACCATACCCTTTGGGATTTTGAGAGAAACTCCGAGCTCACATTTCAATCCATTTTTGAAAAACATGATCTTCAGGTAGATCTTGAAAACTTTTTAAAGGTCTATACACCTATTAATTTCAAGTTTTGGAAACTTTATCGCGAAGAAAAAGTGACCAAGGAAAACCTACGTTATCAAAGGTTGAAACAGAGTTTTGATGAGATCGGTAAAAAAGTGGATGACAATACCATTCACAGACTTTCTGAGGATTATATTAAAAATCTCTCCTCTTTTGGTCATTTAATTTCGGGCACATTTGAAATCCTGGAGTATTTAAAAAGTTCATATCGATTACACATCATCACCAATGGTTTTGCGGAAACGCAGCGGAAGAAAATGATCAACTCCAAGATTTCGGGATATTTTGAAATTGTGGTGAATTCCGAAATGGCAGGGGTAAAGAAGCCCAACCCAAGGATTTTCCAGATGGCGCTGGAGAAGGCAAACACCCTGCCCAATAATTCATTGATGATCGGGGATAATCTGGAAGCCGATATTCTTGGCGCGCAAGCTGTAGGATTTCACACCTTACATTTTAATTCCAACGGTGAAAATTTCCATGAATTCTCAAAAATCATTCACCATCTTCACGAAATAAAACAGTTTTTATAG
- a CDS encoding DUF5723 family protein gives MATLCAQNKQLLYDFYEIPQSLMLNPGVKTPYKWHSGVPLLPAFSFQAGSSGITVSDLFANDGIDFTTKFRNQVVNGLNKNDEFGGSGQIELFNIGFRSTNQPRDYYSFGIYGEGFISQFWPEDLAVLAFEGNADNLNRRFSLNHIATQGEAINVFHFGINRKLNNKWTVGARAKLYSSVFEFKSANNDGYFVTTRGENNILRNTLVADVTMRTSGVQEIIDIIEEDTGTTKVDLASLLLRRSFFGGNLGIGFDIGFTHSFGRNSFFTASLLDVGFIYHTNAIKNYTLQGAASNEGVEIVLPEDLANFNTEIWQELVDDFEAQVPFDTNEDSYITLRPISLNASFRYNFGGPGPKTKNCGCGTSVVSRTENLDYVNAVGGQLFVINRVRGPQAALTGFYQRRLGNTLAFKTTYTVDKYSFSNIGLGLNLQAGPVNFYLLGDNLLGYANIPNSHYASLQFGFNIISWNGN, from the coding sequence ATGGCAACATTGTGTGCCCAAAACAAACAGTTGTTGTATGATTTTTATGAGATTCCCCAGTCTTTAATGCTCAATCCTGGAGTAAAAACCCCTTACAAATGGCATTCAGGGGTTCCTTTGTTACCTGCTTTTTCATTTCAGGCGGGCAGTAGTGGTATCACAGTAAGCGATTTGTTTGCAAATGATGGTATCGACTTTACCACCAAGTTCAGGAACCAGGTCGTTAACGGTTTAAACAAGAATGATGAATTTGGGGGGAGTGGTCAGATTGAATTGTTCAATATTGGTTTTAGGAGTACTAATCAGCCCAGGGATTATTATTCCTTTGGAATATACGGTGAGGGTTTTATTTCACAATTCTGGCCCGAGGATTTGGCCGTATTGGCATTTGAAGGAAACGCGGATAACTTAAACAGGCGATTTAGCCTCAATCATATTGCCACTCAAGGGGAAGCTATCAACGTATTTCACTTTGGCATTAACCGAAAACTGAACAACAAATGGACGGTAGGTGCACGGGCCAAACTATATTCCAGTGTATTTGAGTTCAAATCTGCCAATAATGATGGGTATTTTGTGACGACGCGGGGCGAAAACAATATTTTGAGAAATACCCTGGTCGCCGATGTTACCATGCGAACTTCCGGGGTACAGGAAATCATTGATATCATAGAGGAGGACACCGGGACGACAAAGGTAGATTTGGCCAGTCTTCTACTACGTCGCTCCTTCTTTGGGGGGAATTTGGGCATTGGATTTGATATCGGTTTCACCCATAGTTTTGGGAGAAATAGCTTTTTTACCGCCAGCCTATTGGATGTAGGGTTCATTTATCATACCAATGCCATTAAGAATTATACGTTACAGGGAGCGGCCTCCAATGAAGGAGTGGAAATAGTATTGCCCGAGGATTTGGCCAATTTCAATACTGAAATTTGGCAAGAACTTGTGGACGATTTTGAAGCGCAAGTTCCTTTTGATACCAATGAGGACTCCTATATAACCTTAAGACCTATTAGCTTAAATGCCTCTTTCCGCTACAACTTTGGGGGACCCGGACCAAAAACCAAAAATTGCGGATGCGGCACGAGCGTAGTTTCAAGGACAGAGAATTTGGACTATGTCAATGCCGTTGGCGGACAACTGTTTGTGATAAATAGGGTGCGTGGTCCCCAAGCAGCGCTTACGGGATTTTATCAACGGAGATTGGGAAACACATTGGCATTTAAAACAACATATACCGTGGATAAGTACAGTTTTTCCAATATTGGTTTGGGACTGAATCTACAAGCGGGGCCCGTTAATTTCTATCTTTTGGGTGATAACCTTTTGGGGTATGCCAATATTCCAAACAGCCACTATGCCTCTTTACAGTTCGGATTTAATATTATATCTTGGAATGGTAATTGA
- a CDS encoding replication-associated recombination protein A, giving the protein MNRPLAERIRPKTLNDYISQNHLVGEKGALYQQIKSGMVPSLIFWGPPGTGKTTLANIIANESGRPFYTLSAISSGVKDVREIIEKAKQSGGLFTSKNPILFIDEIHRFSKSQQDSLLGAVEKGWVTLIGATTENPSFEVIPALISRCQVYVLEPFGKEDLERLLERAIQEDELLKSKKIELRETEALFRLSGGDGRKLLNIFELLINSDEGNSIVITNDVVLQKVQKNTVLYDKTGEQHYDIISAFIKSIRGSDPNASVYWLARMIEGGEDVKFIARRMVILASEDIGNANPTALVLANATFQAVNIIGYPEARIILSQCATYLASSPKSNASYLAIGKAQQKVRETGDLSVPMNIRNAPTKLMKDLGYGKGYGYAHDHVNNFIDQEFLPEEIAGTTFYVPGKNPRENTMREFLKKRWKEKYDF; this is encoded by the coding sequence ATGAACAGACCTTTAGCAGAGCGAATACGTCCCAAAACCCTCAATGATTATATCAGTCAGAATCATTTGGTAGGTGAAAAAGGAGCTTTGTACCAACAAATAAAGTCCGGTATGGTTCCTTCCCTGATTTTTTGGGGACCTCCGGGCACGGGCAAGACCACTTTGGCCAACATTATTGCCAATGAAAGTGGCCGTCCTTTTTATACCCTTAGTGCTATTAGCAGTGGGGTCAAGGATGTTCGGGAGATTATAGAAAAGGCAAAACAAAGTGGTGGTCTTTTTACGTCCAAAAACCCAATTCTCTTTATTGATGAAATTCACAGGTTCAGCAAGTCACAACAAGATTCCCTTTTGGGAGCCGTGGAAAAGGGGTGGGTAACGCTTATTGGAGCCACAACGGAAAATCCCAGTTTTGAGGTCATCCCCGCATTGATTTCCCGATGCCAGGTATATGTATTGGAACCTTTTGGAAAGGAAGATTTGGAACGCTTGCTGGAACGTGCCATACAAGAAGATGAGCTTCTCAAATCAAAAAAAATCGAATTAAGGGAAACCGAGGCCTTATTTCGCCTATCCGGTGGCGATGGAAGAAAATTGCTCAATATTTTTGAGCTCTTGATCAATTCCGATGAGGGCAATTCCATTGTAATCACGAATGATGTGGTTCTGCAAAAAGTACAGAAAAACACTGTCCTTTACGATAAAACAGGCGAACAACATTATGATATCATCTCGGCATTCATTAAATCAATAAGGGGAAGTGATCCCAATGCTTCGGTGTATTGGTTGGCCCGAATGATCGAGGGTGGTGAAGATGTCAAATTCATTGCCCGAAGGATGGTCATCCTTGCTTCCGAGGATATTGGCAATGCCAATCCAACCGCTTTGGTCTTGGCGAATGCCACTTTTCAAGCCGTGAATATCATTGGTTATCCCGAGGCCCGTATTATTTTGAGCCAATGCGCTACCTATTTGGCCAGTTCACCAAAGAGCAATGCCAGTTATTTGGCCATTGGCAAGGCGCAGCAAAAGGTAAGGGAAACGGGAGACCTATCGGTTCCCATGAACATTAGAAATGCCCCTACAAAATTGATGAAGGATTTGGGTTACGGTAAGGGGTATGGTTATGCCCATGACCATGTAAACAATTTTATCGACCAAGAGTTTTTGCCAGAGGAAATAGCAGGGACAACATTCTATGTCCCTGGGAAAAATCCTAGGGAAAATACAATGCGCGAGTTCCTAAAAAAGCGATGGAAGGAAAAATACGATTTTTAG
- a CDS encoding rhomboid family intramembrane serine protease, producing the protein MSEHHYFKFSLELLLVPLFAVLAIWSVFWFEVNFSISFNSYGLFPRSLSGLRGIILSPFIHGSLGHLYNNTIPLAILTLALFYFYRQKAWKILLWGWFISGALTWLVGRESYHIGASGIIYMLASFIFFKGIFEKHFRLIALSLTVVFIYGSMLWYIFPIEDGISWEGHLSGFLAGLFLARTIKVDIPVPKKYEWENEDYDETEDEFLKHFDENGNFMERPKSEEGDTEIIYHFKKTKED; encoded by the coding sequence ATGTCTGAACACCATTATTTCAAATTTTCCTTGGAACTATTGTTGGTCCCCCTTTTTGCGGTATTGGCCATATGGTCCGTTTTTTGGTTTGAAGTCAATTTTTCCATCAGTTTTAATTCCTATGGCCTATTTCCAAGAAGTCTTTCGGGGCTTAGGGGCATAATCCTAAGTCCATTCATCCATGGCTCTTTGGGCCATTTATATAACAATACCATTCCACTGGCTATCCTGACTTTGGCCCTGTTCTATTTTTATAGACAAAAAGCCTGGAAGATTCTTTTGTGGGGATGGTTTATTTCGGGCGCTTTAACTTGGTTGGTGGGAAGGGAGAGTTATCACATTGGTGCAAGTGGAATCATCTACATGTTGGCCAGTTTTATCTTCTTTAAGGGAATTTTTGAAAAACACTTTCGGTTGATAGCGCTTTCATTGACCGTGGTTTTTATCTATGGAAGTATGCTGTGGTATATTTTTCCCATTGAGGATGGAATCTCTTGGGAAGGCCATCTATCAGGGTTTTTAGCGGGTCTTTTTTTGGCAAGAACCATTAAGGTGGACATTCCCGTTCCTAAAAAGTATGAGTGGGAAAATGAGGATTATGACGAAACGGAAGATGAGTTCCTAAAACATTTTGATGAAAATGGAAATTTTATGGAACGTCCAAAATCCGAGGAAGGGGATACCGAAATCATTTATCACTTTAAAAAAACCAAGGAAGACTAG
- the rlmB gene encoding 23S rRNA (guanosine(2251)-2'-O)-methyltransferase RlmB has product MKSRDHIFGLRAIIEAIQAKKHVDKVYLQKGLSGELFKELEFILRKNKIATSYVPIEKLNKLTQNNHQGAVALISPVDFQDFESLVEEILERDSVPLFLLLDQVTDVRNFGAIIRTAECTGVDAIIVPKTGSAPITSDTIKTSAGAVFNIPIAKVDHLKDAIYYLQASNIAIVAATEKGDDTIFQTNLKSGCAIIMGAEDKGISDSILKLVDHKAKLPIAGKIGSLNVSVACGAILYEVFRQRLG; this is encoded by the coding sequence ATGAAGTCAAGAGATCATATTTTTGGCCTCCGGGCCATAATTGAGGCAATTCAAGCCAAAAAGCATGTTGACAAAGTCTATTTGCAAAAAGGCCTTTCGGGCGAATTGTTCAAAGAGTTGGAGTTTATACTCCGAAAGAATAAAATAGCCACATCCTATGTTCCCATAGAAAAGCTCAACAAACTCACTCAAAATAATCACCAAGGTGCCGTTGCCCTAATTTCACCCGTGGATTTCCAAGATTTTGAATCATTGGTCGAGGAGATTTTGGAACGGGACAGCGTGCCGCTATTTTTACTGCTTGATCAAGTAACCGATGTACGAAACTTTGGTGCCATTATCCGTACGGCAGAGTGTACCGGTGTGGATGCCATTATTGTTCCCAAGACAGGCTCTGCACCGATAACCAGTGATACCATAAAAACTTCGGCTGGCGCCGTTTTTAATATTCCCATCGCAAAAGTGGACCACCTTAAGGATGCCATCTACTACTTACAGGCTTCCAACATAGCTATTGTTGCAGCAACGGAAAAGGGGGACGATACCATATTTCAAACCAACCTGAAATCCGGTTGTGCGATAATCATGGGTGCAGAGGACAAGGGTATTTCCGACTCCATACTAAAACTTGTGGACCATAAGGCCAAGCTTCCCATAGCAGGAAAAATTGGTTCTTTGAACGTTTCAGTTGCTTGTGGTGCTATTCTTTATGAGGTCTTTAGGCAGCGTCTTGGCTAG
- a CDS encoding SusD/RagB family nutrient-binding outer membrane lipoprotein yields the protein MMKKVLKYIGLTVLTGVFFLTSCETTELDLADNPNFLRPDQSSADLFLNSIQVDFATFTELMGWNGGDLVRISYMNGRNYQNIANYAPTQLNLEWNIAYQADAQEALPSGLEVNGILADIRAMEPEAVESELFHHTAIGQFIEAFTMVTLVDFFGDVPYSEAFQGDGEQPNLNPGLDSGASIYAAALQLLDDAIANFGRDVVTEPANDFYYNGDWDDWIKACNTLKMKIYLQTRLVDPNAVASFNAIVAEGNFIDESSEDLQFEWGTNSVQPDARHPRYADNYVPSGGADYLPNWLMNYMNESEDPRIRYYFYRQVNAVPGAEIQPNEETLACSLEPVPQHYTDGGFTFCFLENGYWGRDHGQNAGIPPDGFTRAVYGVYPSGGKFDDSSFTGLSVGSGAGGAGATPIILASTVDFMRAEIAMLDNPAAGKPFMLEGIAKSITKTTSFGPRAANFDGSLAPTAGDITVFSDELDTDFDAADDNGKWDLLAEQFLVSLFGNGIDGYNFYRRTGFPTTLQPNLEPEPGAFVRSLNYPGDFVNNNSSVSPKADQTVQVFWDNNPGSPAFPIAN from the coding sequence ATGATGAAGAAAGTATTAAAATATATAGGTTTAACAGTTCTTACGGGAGTTTTCTTCTTAACTTCCTGCGAGACCACGGAATTGGACCTTGCCGATAACCCTAACTTTTTAAGACCAGATCAATCAAGTGCGGATTTGTTCTTAAACTCCATCCAAGTGGATTTTGCCACCTTTACAGAGTTGATGGGTTGGAACGGTGGTGATTTGGTAAGGATTAGTTATATGAATGGCCGTAATTATCAAAATATAGCCAACTACGCACCCACACAGCTTAACCTGGAGTGGAACATAGCCTACCAGGCCGATGCACAGGAGGCTTTGCCAAGCGGCCTTGAAGTAAATGGTATATTGGCAGATATAAGGGCCATGGAACCGGAAGCAGTGGAATCGGAACTTTTCCATCATACTGCCATTGGCCAATTTATAGAAGCCTTTACCATGGTCACTTTGGTGGATTTCTTTGGGGATGTGCCTTACAGTGAAGCTTTTCAAGGAGATGGGGAGCAACCCAACCTTAATCCTGGACTGGATTCAGGAGCTAGTATCTACGCCGCCGCCTTGCAACTTTTGGACGATGCCATAGCCAATTTTGGCAGGGATGTCGTTACAGAGCCAGCCAATGACTTTTACTATAATGGAGATTGGGATGATTGGATCAAAGCCTGCAATACCTTAAAGATGAAGATTTACTTGCAGACCCGCTTGGTAGATCCCAACGCCGTTGCCAGTTTTAACGCCATTGTGGCGGAAGGCAATTTTATTGATGAATCTTCCGAAGATTTACAATTTGAATGGGGGACCAATTCCGTGCAGCCCGATGCACGTCACCCAAGATATGCCGATAATTATGTGCCTTCCGGTGGTGCGGACTATCTTCCCAACTGGTTAATGAATTATATGAATGAAAGTGAAGATCCACGTATCCGCTACTATTTTTACAGGCAGGTAAACGCTGTCCCAGGAGCTGAGATCCAACCAAATGAGGAAACGCTGGCATGCTCTTTGGAGCCTGTGCCACAGCATTATACTGACGGTGGCTTTACCTTTTGCTTTTTGGAAAATGGATATTGGGGCCGTGACCACGGTCAAAATGCAGGTATTCCACCAGATGGGTTCACAAGGGCCGTTTATGGCGTTTATCCTTCCGGTGGTAAATTTGATGACAGTAGTTTTACCGGTCTGTCCGTTGGGTCCGGTGCTGGAGGCGCTGGGGCTACACCTATAATCCTTGCCTCCACCGTCGACTTCATGAGAGCTGAAATCGCCATGTTGGACAATCCTGCGGCCGGGAAACCCTTTATGTTGGAAGGTATTGCCAAGTCCATTACCAAGACCACTTCATTTGGCCCAAGGGCAGCCAACTTTGACGGTTCCTTGGCCCCTACTGCCGGAGATATCACGGTGTTCTCCGATGAGTTGGATACTGACTTTGATGCTGCCGATGATAATGGAAAATGGGACTTGCTTGCCGAACAGTTTCTTGTTTCGCTATTTGGAAACGGTATTGATGGGTACAACTTTTACAGGAGAACAGGCTTTCCAACCACTTTACAACCAAATCTAGAGCCTGAACCAGGTGCTTTTGTGCGATCGTTGAACTATCCAGGGGACTTTGTGAACAATAACTCTTCGGTTAGTCCTAAGGCCGATCAGACCGTTCAAGTGTTTTGGGACAACAACCCTGGCTCACCAGCATTCCCAATAGCTAATTAA